The genomic DNA TCTAACGggtgatatgtgcatgaaaaaatgttgtattatggttagtcgtgaCTCGTGTGTGTTACGAGAAAGTTGAATCGGCAACGcacttatttttgcattgtcgatgGGTGACaagtatttgaagtcttttgtgaAATATTACTGAGATTTatttagggatggcaatggggcggttcagGCGGGGATACATTTACCATCCCTACCTCGTTCGTTTTGTTCAGTTTCAGAGAATTCCCGAGAGAcaccgttaataaaatatttaaaaaaaaaaaaattatacaataaaattatataaacggattttttaatataatatacattataatatattttatattattataaagaaataagtttattatttttataaaatatgatgaataaataaatatattggtgatttaatatatttaattatgtttataatgtTCAGAGTGAAATTGGGTGAAATCGGgacgggggacacaaatatcattcatGTCCCATTCCCATTCGGTTTTTGGGAAAAACCGtaccaaacggggcaattcggtttgattttcgtgggcggtttcaaattgtcatccttataTTCATTGGATGATGTTCGAGTCTTTGGGTAGTTGCATTGATGCGGCTGATatgtcaaacatatatatttgggttatcatccaagttattttttggtggactatttgGTTGAAGAGAAATTGTCGAATTTTCAATGATCATAGTCGTCTAATTCttatcatttataatactattattatgacgattTTTGATATTCGTTCAGAAAGTCAACAGAGTCTGTTGGGAAGTTAATTGTTTTCTCAAGAATTTGCGAGTTCGATAACTTGTTGAGTACAgttttttcttatgtttttttttttatttattttcatgtcatgttttgacgttatgcttaaacgattttttttatttttaatatacatgaacatttttcaaaaaaaaaaacaagccgAACAAACTAATCAAACAATATCGGATGAATTTTTACCAAATATTATGAGCGACAATAAAAATTGTCTTTAACCGAGGGTTGATAAACAACATTGAAAAATGTTATATCAAGTGATAACtgattatctatatatatatataataaaaagaagatACCGTAAGAGGGTCTCAAACTGAAAAAATTGTTTCAGTGACTCTGTATTAAGAATTGAACGAACACGAACTCGAAAAATTATCATAAGGACAATCGGAAGATATGAGTAGTAAACGATTCACCAatcactaaaaatattatttggattATTAAAATTCGGGAGAACTATACTTTCTTTATGAGTTGCTGAatagtttataattatttaaagacGACTTATAGGGACGATAAagtaaataatgataataatgataaggagagaaaaaaaaagaaaaagcatCTCATCATATTCGTtatgatattttcaaattttctccccctatcatttctcttatttaaaaaatactcgaaatgaataatataaaaatatgagtagctcctttcattaaaaaaaaatatgaattaattatatttataatccaATAGtgaataatacaaaaaaaaaaaaaaaaaaaccttaataATTGCGCTAGCTTCTACATAAATTTCGACAACTAAGCTAATTAGCAAACTTAGTAACATCGATAGTTACAACAATTTTCGGGTATCGTCGATCAAATTCTCCCCCAATCATACCCAATAACAGATTTTGTTTATCTAGTTTATAAATGGGATCTTAGTTCATATATGCCTCATATAGTTAGATGTATAATCAATATGAAAGGAATACGTTTTCCTTTCTTCCAAACAACAAGTCTTCGAGACTATGACAAATTTTTATCTAAGTAtacagaagaaaaaaaaaagttaatttatatattgatcaTAGAGCACCAGGTATTAACAATGAATTCTAACGCTTTAGCTTTTATAGATAAAAGAATGAATATATAGTATCTAAAAATTGCACCTTCTCAATGAAGCAAATCAAGAGATTAGTCATTCTTCTAAACAAGTTACATcctaaagaatattttaatattacaaaccaaatcaatatttaaatctTTAGTAAACAAAGATATTTATCAATTGCCAAAATACTCAACATATATACAAAATCTTCAAAGATTTGCCGAGTTAACATAGAAAAGTTTAGagcaaaataatttattattgttatttttgtttttactttatGATTCAGTTTATACTATTCATTGGTTGGTCCTAATGGGTAAGAAAGATGTGATGCTTTGACCCTATTAtcatgtaattttattatttaacttaaaacaaacttttgaataaaaattaaaatggtttttgttcaaaaaagaaattattagaagaaatatttgattaaaaataaaaacataatagtCAAACAACCCTAATATTGGTACAATCAAACTagtgaaaaagaaaaggaacCCATGTTGGACAATTTGGGAGAGGGAGAAATTGAATAAACAATACAGAAATAACAAATTACAgaactaattaaaaatgaaacttaataataattatttaaccaaCACCAAAATAAGACTAAGGATGTACCTTcatttataattgaaatatagCTCAAAGTtcatataattattgaattttgtatcacaaatataaatatatattattttatttattaatttatacaaattaatatattcaaattaaattatacattttaaaaatacacattcaattataaaatgttaaaatctCTATTATGACCTAATTTTAAAACAGTCTAGACAACTAAATCTTgggaaaattaaatttatttaaaaaatatattttttaatatctcaATTACTGAGATaatgatttaaatgaaataatagtctgaaatatattttaattacgtatgtattaacaaatttaataatatttatctgGTTAAACTTAACTAAATCTAGTCCTTAATGTTTGTAAAAATGTTTTAtgtcattttattcattaaatattttttttataaattaaatatatatattttaatttattaaaattaaactacacattaaattaggagTTACACTATTTTTCATAATGATATTCAATAATAGAACTAAATGCAATATGATCCATATTATCATATTCATacaataagtattttttttatttttattatttaactacAATAAACCCTATGAAATacattttattctttaaaaggtttaaatttatttactcTATTAAAAACCTATAAATAAGAGTGGagggagtttttttttttatatataaataagctaTACATATAAATGTTCAATATGtgatcaaataaacaaaattaataccATAGAGATATGTGCTCGATGAACATGTTtccgttttttttatttaatacaaaaaataattattatatgaatttaGCTCACAAAAATTATAACAGTTCAACCTTAAAATTTTATCTCTATTCtttctaatattaaatacaaagtcCCTCTTTATGATGAAGAAAAATAGAAGACATcaactctctttttttttccttaaagaatttaaataaactatattattAGTATGAATTACATGTAACAGaacaatcaaatataaaatgatcccattttaaatattgagacatggaaaatgaaatattgtcatgatttattaattttactcataatttatcttttgtattttttacttaatttgttatttcaaattcGTAACAATTTTTTACCAGAGTTGAATTGGAATAACATATAACCGAGTTCGAATTTGAGTTCATATGCATGACTAGTTGTTTGACTACGTTCGAGTTTGTGTTCGATATGACATGGGTAATTGTTTGACCACATTTAGATGCGACCATAGtgcttttattaaatttttataattttttattaacaaaatatttattgtatagCTATCTTTAtgataacaattattttaatcaaaaactaagagaacatatattttatattttttttttttataaatttaagaaagtTAATGACGTAATGATTCATActaccattttaattttttttaataataatatgatatttatttattcttatgaATAAAgctgaaacaaaataaatatataagaaaagtCAAACTTTTGAAGATAGATACATGGTAACTTATTTAGATACAAATATGTGAATGGTTGAATTGGTAgccaatttaaattttaacctTATGAAGAGATGAGTtgtcaaaattcaaataaacattcaatTGAATTGAAAATTAGATTAGAttgttattataaaatttaaaatgtagtTAATTTCAAATGATAGTCCAAACAAATTCAACTTTCCCTTTCAAAACAACCTAGGGAAGAGAGACAGACATGTAgccttgtttgatatatatctcatttcttttttaattttaaaaaatgaatactAACCCTCCACAATTATGATCTCAtctaaaatgtttgaaaataatccAATTACACCATATCAAACAGGACTcaagtgattttttttctaaatttattttgatcgttgttcaaaattcaaacaatcttaataaagttaaaacaatatatttggaaattattttttatctattacaTAAAATGAAGTATTATTAGTAAATTCATTAAAAGATTCAAAAGCAGAagaaactttttaatttattttatataattgataatgttaaaaattattaatgagtgGGTAAGAGCGTGGAGTCAAATGACGGGGAGCCTTCCTGCCGGTTGGGCTCTAAAAGAAATCAAtaatgtaataatttaatttaatatatataataatatttaatgtaagaattaaataaagaaaattaatttgaaagcAACCTCACATGCCTTGCTAAAAGACCGTTGTGACTTGTGAACAAACTagaaagaggagagagaataaaaaaaaaaaaaaggaaaatatagCCGTGTTACTCTGTCATCCCATTGGCACTAGCCGTTGgatttgaaaataacaaaaaggAAACAGATTTTCTAGACAAATACCCACCATCTCCGTCCCAATTCACGACCTTCACTCACTCACTCATCCagtctttctctttctctctctacccaTCCTCCATTTTCATTTTCACAGTTTCTTTAGATGCTCCCTTGTTCTACAGTCCTATGTTTGCAGCTGGATCAGATTCTTATTGAGTAAAGGAGCCAGATCTATCTATTTTCTGAGTTGTGATTATTTTCTTCAGATAACCAAAGGAAATGGATGTATCTAATGAGAACAATCCTACATTGTCTAACCCCATAAACCCAAAAGGTAAAAGCTTGGGGATTTAACTTCACATTATTCTAAGTTTGAATCAAACTAACCAGATCTAAATCTTGGGTTTTTGATATGGGTATTTTAATTCTTGTGGTATAGAATTTGGAGGAAGAAAATTGGGAATGGAGACTAGATCGAAACTAAATACTCGAAGAGCTTTGAGTTCGATAAATCAGAATTTAGGAGGTTATCCTCGTGTAGTCAACAAGAGAGCTTTTCCAGGgtaattttatttgtgtttttatatttttgaaaatgagatCTTAATGTAACGTCTCTATCTAAATCTCAGAGATGAAGCTTGCAATGAGATTCTGCAGAATGGATCTCACAGGCCAAACACAAGGTTtgcttttttctcttttgtagaaaattcaatttcaaatttaaatgtatttatttgacTTTCTTTGGGTGTAAAAAGGAAATACGCATCGCAAATTGACAATGAAATAAGCAAGAAACCAGATGCATCATCAGATCAAAGCTTCACTCAATGGGAGGATATTCCACTCTCAGACATCGACCAACCAATGGCGGATGAGAAAGACAACATggtattttgataaaattttcaaCTTGAGGAGGTATAATTTAGAAATGAATTGAGATTTgttaatgaaatgttttattCTTGTAGGAGGTTGACATGGAAGATATATTCGAGGAAACTATTCTTGACATTGATAGTGAGGATGCTAATAACCCACTTGCAGTATCGGATTATGTCCAAGATCTTTATGCTAACTACAGAAAAATGGAGGTAAAAAACACTATGAATCATTCAATTGTAAATCTTTCTTATTTCTTTTCGTCTTTAACAAAACTAGCATTTTCAAAATCCAGAACACTAGCTGTGTGTCGCCTGATTACATGGCACAACAATTTGACATCAATGAGAAGATGAGAGCTATACTAATTGACTGGCTTATTGAGGTATTTAACATTGGTGATTTTTGTCGGTAgagattcattcattcattgtattgaaaatggtttgttttgtttgttaattGAAATGATGAACAGGTTCACCACAAGTTTGATCTGAGGGAGGAGACATTGTTTCTGACAATTAACCTTATAGACAGATATTTAGCTCAAGAATGTGTAGTGAGGAAGAAGCTGCAATTAGTGGGTTTGGTTGCTTTGCTTTTGGCTTGTAAGTATGAGGAAGTCTCTGTTCCTGTTGTGGATGATCTTATTTTCATCTCAGACAAAGCTTACACAAGACAAGAGATCCTTGGAATGGTATGTactttttatttcattctaTATAGAGTACAATCAATCTCCAATAATCTCTTtaatgtcttcttcttctttgtatCAGGAGAAATTGATGCTGAATGCATTGCAGTTCAACATGTCAGTCCCAACCCCTTATGTTTTCATGAGAAGGTTTCTCAAGGCTGCTGAATCAGACAAGAAGGTGATGATCgagaatcttataaaaaaatcaaaataaaaatctaatctGATTACTCTTCTGTCTTGTGATTGATCAGCTGGAGATAATGTCATTGTTCTTGATTGAACTGTGTCTGGTGGAATATGAaatgctgaagtttcctccatCATTCTTGGCATCAGCTGCAATCTACACGGCTCAATGCACCTTGAACAGTGGGGTTAATAATCAATGGAACAAGACTTGTGAATGGCACTCCAACTACTCAGAAGATCAGCTCCTGTAAGAGATCAATTCATTTATGATTCTAATTAATATAGGAATCTGggttttgttatttaatataaattaatggtttggtttggtttggtttttgaGCAGAGAATGTTCAAAACTGATAGTGGGTTTCCATGAAAAGGCAGCAACAGGAAGGCTAACAGGGGTGCATAGAAAGTATTCTACTTCAAAATATGGATATGCAGCAAAACTATCTAAACCAAACTTATTATGACTTCTTCTCATATGACATGATTGCTAATTAACCCTGAACTCAGTCAGGGGAGAAGAGAGAAGAA from Impatiens glandulifera chromosome 9, dImpGla2.1, whole genome shotgun sequence includes the following:
- the LOC124915196 gene encoding G2/mitotic-specific cyclin-2 yields the protein MDVSNENNPTLSNPINPKEFGGRKLGMETRSKLNTRRALSSINQNLGGYPRVVNKRAFPGDEACNEILQNGSHRPNTRKYASQIDNEISKKPDASSDQSFTQWEDIPLSDIDQPMADEKDNMEVDMEDIFEETILDIDSEDANNPLAVSDYVQDLYANYRKMENTSCVSPDYMAQQFDINEKMRAILIDWLIEVHHKFDLREETLFLTINLIDRYLAQECVVRKKLQLVGLVALLLACKYEEVSVPVVDDLIFISDKAYTRQEILGMEKLMLNALQFNMSVPTPYVFMRRFLKAAESDKKLEIMSLFLIELCLVEYEMLKFPPSFLASAAIYTAQCTLNSGVNNQWNKTCEWHSNYSEDQLLECSKLIVGFHEKAATGRLTGVHRKYSTSKYGYAAKLSKPNLL